A single genomic interval of Camelina sativa cultivar DH55 chromosome 11, Cs, whole genome shotgun sequence harbors:
- the LOC104724736 gene encoding uncharacterized protein LOC104724736 isoform X2 has protein sequence MLRASLLCSSTSITFTPIHLFNPNNSHRFQSFQLSRPVSALSRTKCHFCLVRARGKSSFLVRSTESVETSSDRGLDLVEVGFLSGVHGLQGEICIKPNTDFPDLRFSKPGRRWLKQQLMGQDKIDEVELVEGRPHPAQKSWILKFQGLDDVDQVRQLVGATLLAEEDDRPELDEGEFYTRDLVGMRVLLKETGQLVGTVANIFDNGGNDLLHVLLDSSMEVCNGSAKTNQLVWIPFVDAIVPDVDLERKEMYITPPKGLLEVNMRADERSKKERRQLEWKERKKQQKRLIAAKKKLCELEQNHVFDGLRFGEKSQRNLLADHILDVNSTLLQKALQSIDTTSKRWNAIEEINTLRARASECTLNVSRECLSFDASKEKMGDNFSFLQQGQSLFSEGKVSICLVLNDHENEQPEDRNGVVSYLQTLLDEEQRFIKEEDRACVPLVIVSPEHTIEALQKLFQDNDHFGFESEKIWFLQEETLPVVCSSPEEPKKHKILMKSPWEILKSPVGSSGVLSILASHGITDSLPTLGIDYLQVYSIETKPEPSQHYINPMLVGFASAKGAEIGIQVTEETELKNLEMTFSVKFLKRLKGKIEFEAVMKMNSHVQKVEKEWVESVPSEPNSYEFRSDIYKVLSECSSSAKICLMNITA, from the exons atGCTGAGAGCTTCGCTTCTCTGTTCTTCGACCTCAATTACTTTCACACCAATTCATCTATTCAATCCCAATAATTCCCACCGTTTCCAAAGCTTCCAACTATCTCGTCCCGTCTCGGCATTGTCTCGTACAAAATGTCACTTCTGTCTCGTGAGAGCTCGTGGGAAATCCAGCTTCCTCGTTCGTAGCACcg AATCAGTTGAAACCAGTAGTGACAGAGGCTTGGATTTGGTTGAGGTTGGGTTCTTGTCTGGTGTTCATGGCCTACAAGGGGAGATTTGCATAAAACCAAACACTGATTTCCCTGATTTACGTTTCTCCAAG CCTGGTAGAAGATGGTTAAAGCAACAATTGATGGGACAAGATAAGATTGATGAGGTTGAGTTAGTTGAAGGAAGACCTCATCCTGCGCAGAAGAGTTGGATTCTCAAGTTTCAAGGGTTAGACGATGTTGATCAG GTGAGACAACTCGTTGGTGCAACTCTGCTTGCTGAGGAAGATGATCGTCCTGAGCTTGACGAAGGAGAGTTTTACACTCGTGATCTTGTAGGCATGAGAGTTCTTCTCAAG GAGACCGGTCAACTTGTTGGAACTGTTGCTAATATTTTTGACAATGGAGGAAATGATCTTCTACACGTTTTGCTTGACTCATCCATGGAAGTATGCAATGGGAGTGCAAAGACCAATCAGCTTGTGTGGATACCTTTTGTAGACGCAATTGTTCCTGATGTTGATTTAGAAAGAAAGGAGATGTATATAACTCCCCCGAAGGGACTCCTCGAGGTGAATATGCGAGCAGATGAGCGGTCCAAGAAAGAAAGGCGGCAGCTT gaatggaaagaaagaaaaaagcagCAGAAGCGTCTTATTGCTGCTAAAAAGAAGTTATGTGAATTGGAGCAAAATCATGTGTTTGATGGATTAAGGTTTGGAGAAAAGTCCCAAAGGAATTTACTTGCTGATCATATCCTTGACGTAAACTCCACACTGCTTCAGAAAGCTTTGCAAAGTATTGACACCACATCGAAGAG ATGGAATGCAATTGAGGAAATCAATACGCTGAGAGCTAGAGCATCAGAATGTACTCTGAATGTTTCACGAGAGTGCCTTAGTTTTGATGCAAGCAAAGAGAAAATGGGTGATAACTTCAGTTTCCTTCAACAAGGGCAAAGTCTATTCTCTGAGGGTAAAGTTTCTATTTGTTTGGTTCTCAATGATCATGAGAACGAACAACCAGAAGATCGGAATGGTGTAGTCTCGTACCTTCAGACGTTACTTGATGAGGAGCAGAGGTTCATAAAG GAAGAAGATCGCGCTTGCGTACCACTTGTCATAGTTTCCCCTGAACATACCATTGAAGCTCTGCAGAAGCTATTTCAGGACAATGATCATTTTGGATTCGAGTCAGAAAAG atCTGGTTTCTCCAAGAAGAAACGCTTCCAGTAGTCTGCAGCTCACCAGAGGAACCTAAAAAGCACAAGATTTTGATGAAATCTCCATGGGAGATACTTAAGTCCCCGGTTGGTTCTAGTGGAGTCTTGAGCATCCTTGCTTCACATGGAATTACAGACTCTCTTCCCACCCTGGGAATCGATTATCTTCAG GTATACAGCATTGAAACAAAACCAGAACCTTCACAACATTACATCAATCCGATGCTGGTTGGATTTGCTAGCGCAAAAGGTGCTGAGATTGGGATCCAGGTGACCGAAGAAACTGAACTCAAGAACCTTGAAATGACATTCTCAGTGAAGTTTTTGAAGAGATTAAAGGGCAAAATCGAGTTCGAAGCTGTTATGAAGATGAATTCACATGTTCAGAAGGTCGAAAAGGAGTGGGTTGAGTCTGTACCATCAGAACCGAACTCGTATGAGTTTCGTTCTGATATTTACAAAGTCTTGAGTGAATGTTCTTCATCAGCTAAGATTTGTTTGATGAACATCACAGCTTAG
- the LOC104724736 gene encoding uncharacterized protein LOC104724736 isoform X1: MLRASLLCSSTSITFTPIHLFNPNNSHRFQSFQLSRPVSALSRTKCHFCLVRARGKSSFLVRSTATQESVETSSDRGLDLVEVGFLSGVHGLQGEICIKPNTDFPDLRFSKPGRRWLKQQLMGQDKIDEVELVEGRPHPAQKSWILKFQGLDDVDQVRQLVGATLLAEEDDRPELDEGEFYTRDLVGMRVLLKETGQLVGTVANIFDNGGNDLLHVLLDSSMEVCNGSAKTNQLVWIPFVDAIVPDVDLERKEMYITPPKGLLEVNMRADERSKKERRQLEWKERKKQQKRLIAAKKKLCELEQNHVFDGLRFGEKSQRNLLADHILDVNSTLLQKALQSIDTTSKRWNAIEEINTLRARASECTLNVSRECLSFDASKEKMGDNFSFLQQGQSLFSEGKVSICLVLNDHENEQPEDRNGVVSYLQTLLDEEQRFIKEEDRACVPLVIVSPEHTIEALQKLFQDNDHFGFESEKIWFLQEETLPVVCSSPEEPKKHKILMKSPWEILKSPVGSSGVLSILASHGITDSLPTLGIDYLQVYSIETKPEPSQHYINPMLVGFASAKGAEIGIQVTEETELKNLEMTFSVKFLKRLKGKIEFEAVMKMNSHVQKVEKEWVESVPSEPNSYEFRSDIYKVLSECSSSAKICLMNITA; this comes from the exons atGCTGAGAGCTTCGCTTCTCTGTTCTTCGACCTCAATTACTTTCACACCAATTCATCTATTCAATCCCAATAATTCCCACCGTTTCCAAAGCTTCCAACTATCTCGTCCCGTCTCGGCATTGTCTCGTACAAAATGTCACTTCTGTCTCGTGAGAGCTCGTGGGAAATCCAGCTTCCTCGTTCGTAGCACcg CTACTCAAGAATCAGTTGAAACCAGTAGTGACAGAGGCTTGGATTTGGTTGAGGTTGGGTTCTTGTCTGGTGTTCATGGCCTACAAGGGGAGATTTGCATAAAACCAAACACTGATTTCCCTGATTTACGTTTCTCCAAG CCTGGTAGAAGATGGTTAAAGCAACAATTGATGGGACAAGATAAGATTGATGAGGTTGAGTTAGTTGAAGGAAGACCTCATCCTGCGCAGAAGAGTTGGATTCTCAAGTTTCAAGGGTTAGACGATGTTGATCAG GTGAGACAACTCGTTGGTGCAACTCTGCTTGCTGAGGAAGATGATCGTCCTGAGCTTGACGAAGGAGAGTTTTACACTCGTGATCTTGTAGGCATGAGAGTTCTTCTCAAG GAGACCGGTCAACTTGTTGGAACTGTTGCTAATATTTTTGACAATGGAGGAAATGATCTTCTACACGTTTTGCTTGACTCATCCATGGAAGTATGCAATGGGAGTGCAAAGACCAATCAGCTTGTGTGGATACCTTTTGTAGACGCAATTGTTCCTGATGTTGATTTAGAAAGAAAGGAGATGTATATAACTCCCCCGAAGGGACTCCTCGAGGTGAATATGCGAGCAGATGAGCGGTCCAAGAAAGAAAGGCGGCAGCTT gaatggaaagaaagaaaaaagcagCAGAAGCGTCTTATTGCTGCTAAAAAGAAGTTATGTGAATTGGAGCAAAATCATGTGTTTGATGGATTAAGGTTTGGAGAAAAGTCCCAAAGGAATTTACTTGCTGATCATATCCTTGACGTAAACTCCACACTGCTTCAGAAAGCTTTGCAAAGTATTGACACCACATCGAAGAG ATGGAATGCAATTGAGGAAATCAATACGCTGAGAGCTAGAGCATCAGAATGTACTCTGAATGTTTCACGAGAGTGCCTTAGTTTTGATGCAAGCAAAGAGAAAATGGGTGATAACTTCAGTTTCCTTCAACAAGGGCAAAGTCTATTCTCTGAGGGTAAAGTTTCTATTTGTTTGGTTCTCAATGATCATGAGAACGAACAACCAGAAGATCGGAATGGTGTAGTCTCGTACCTTCAGACGTTACTTGATGAGGAGCAGAGGTTCATAAAG GAAGAAGATCGCGCTTGCGTACCACTTGTCATAGTTTCCCCTGAACATACCATTGAAGCTCTGCAGAAGCTATTTCAGGACAATGATCATTTTGGATTCGAGTCAGAAAAG atCTGGTTTCTCCAAGAAGAAACGCTTCCAGTAGTCTGCAGCTCACCAGAGGAACCTAAAAAGCACAAGATTTTGATGAAATCTCCATGGGAGATACTTAAGTCCCCGGTTGGTTCTAGTGGAGTCTTGAGCATCCTTGCTTCACATGGAATTACAGACTCTCTTCCCACCCTGGGAATCGATTATCTTCAG GTATACAGCATTGAAACAAAACCAGAACCTTCACAACATTACATCAATCCGATGCTGGTTGGATTTGCTAGCGCAAAAGGTGCTGAGATTGGGATCCAGGTGACCGAAGAAACTGAACTCAAGAACCTTGAAATGACATTCTCAGTGAAGTTTTTGAAGAGATTAAAGGGCAAAATCGAGTTCGAAGCTGTTATGAAGATGAATTCACATGTTCAGAAGGTCGAAAAGGAGTGGGTTGAGTCTGTACCATCAGAACCGAACTCGTATGAGTTTCGTTCTGATATTTACAAAGTCTTGAGTGAATGTTCTTCATCAGCTAAGATTTGTTTGATGAACATCACAGCTTAG
- the LOC104724735 gene encoding 60S ribosomal protein L32-1, translating into MAVPLLTKKVVKKRSAKFIRPQSDRRITVKESWRRPKGIDSRVRRKFKGVTLMPNVGYGSDKKTRHYLPNGFKKFVVHNTSELELLMMHNRTYCAEIAHNVSTKKRKAIVERASQLDVVVTNRLARLRSQEDE; encoded by the exons ATGGCGGTTCCGTTGCTTACGAAGAAGGTCGTGAAGAAGAGGTCTGCCAAATTCATCAGACCCCAGAGTGATCGCAGAATCACCGTCAAG GAAAGCTGGAGGAGGCCTAAGGGTATTGACTCCCGTGTGAGGAGAAAGTTCAAGGGTGTCACCTTGATGCCCAATGTTGGTTACGGATCTGACAAGAAGACCCGTCACTACCTTCCCAATGGATTCAAGAAATTCGTTGTTCACAACACCTCTGAGCTCGAGCTACTCATGATGCACAACAG GACTTACTGTGCAGAGATTGCTCACAATGtctcaacaaagaagagaaaggccATAGTTGAGAGAGCTTCTCAGCTAGACGTTGTTGTTACCAACAGGCTTGCTAGGTTGCGTAGCCAGGAAGACGAGTGA
- the LOC104728522 gene encoding disease resistance-like protein CSA1 codes for MKNMKSLVFMNLRGCVMLSSLPERLHLISLKTLILSGCSRFKKFELNSENLEFLHLDGTAIKNLPKSIKNFQKLVLLNLKDCKMLESLPYCLAKLKALEELILSGCESLTRFPDIKENMKNLQILLLDRTSIKELPNMLLHCVKCKDQVVCRQPFRMNGVSLLRHLCLRGNKDICSLGSSISQLYHLKWIDLKYCDSLLSISTLPPNLQCLDAHGCISLKTVAVPLALLMPTTQQVPASFIFTNCGKLEQAAKNQIVCYAHSKSHLLSDALNRHNKGFAFETLVATCFPGSEVPAWFSHIASGAELYPELPGHWSENGSVGIALCAIVSFEHYKTRNNNLQLKCRCEFDDVETLSSNFNCHIGGLFETGDEERTIKSTHVFIGYTNWLDIEKCQEEDNKKKCVPTKASIKFEVTNGTNDVTNCEVLKCGFSLVYESGSWEASLGTECVTHCEGILSGFLRGIKWLFQ; via the exons ATGAAAAACATGAAGAGCCTTGTTTTTATGAACCTGAGAGGATGTGTAATGCTTTCTTCTCTACCAGAAAGACTGCATTTAATATCTCTGAAGACTCTCATCCTCAGTGGCTGCTCAAGATTTAAAAAGTTTGAGCTGAATTCCGAAAATCTTGAATTTCTACATTTAGATGGCACTGCAATCAAGAACCTTCCCAAAAGCATCAAAAACTTCCAGAAACTTGTGTTACTTAATTTGAAAGACTGCAAAATGTTGGAGTCTCTACCTTACTGTCTCGCCAAGTTAAAGGCTCTTGAAGAACTAATACTCTCTGGTTGTGAAAGTCTTACGAGGTTTCCTGATATTAAGGAAAACATGAAAAACCTGCAGATTTTACTACTCGACAGGACGTCAATAAAAGAGCTACCAAATATGTTACTGCATTGTGTTAAATGCAAAGACCAAGTGGTCTGCCGTCAGCCATTCCGGATGAACGGTGTATCCTTGTTGCGGCATCTGTGCTTAAGGGGAAATAAAGATATCTGCAGCCTGGGATCTAGCATCAGTCAACTCTATCATCTGAAATGGATCGACTTGAAGTATTGTGATAGTTTACTTTCTATCTCAACACTGCCACCAAATCTTCAATGCTTAGATGCGCATGGTTGTATTTCACTAAAAACAGTAGCCGTTCCCTTGGCCCTTCTTATGCCAACAACGCAGCAGGTCCCCGCCTCATTCATTTTCACTAACTGTGGAAAACTAGAGCAAGCTGCGAAGAATCAAATTGTATGTTATGCTCACAGTAAGAGCCACCTCCTCTCAGACGCATTGAATCGCCACAATAAG GGTTTTGCATTTGAAACTTTGGTTGCCACTTGCTTTCCTGGAAGTGAAGTTCCTGCTTGGTTTAGTCACATAGCTTCTGGAGCAGAGTTATATCCAGAACTTCCTGGACACTGGAGTGAAAATGGATCTGTTGGAATAGCTCTGTGTGCTATTGTCTCATTTGAGCACTACAAAACTCGAAACAACAACCTCCAGTTGAAATGCAGATGTGAGTTTGACGATGTTGAGACACTGTCTAGCAACTTTAATTGCCATATTGGAGGTTTATTTGAGACAGGTGATGAGGAACGCACCATTAAGTCGACTCATGTGTTCATTGGCTACACCAATTGGTTGGATATAGAAAAATGTCAAGAAGAGGATAATAAGAAGAAATGCGTTCCTACTAAGGCTTCCATAAAATTTGAAGTTACAAATGGTACTAATGACGTTACGAATTGCGAGGTCTTGAAGTGTGGCTTCAGTTTAGTTTATGAATCAGGTTCTTGGGAGGCAAGCTTAGGGACAGAGTGCGTCACACATTGTGAAGGTATATTGTCAGGTTTCTTGAGAGGAATCAAATGGTTGTTTCAATAA
- the LOC104728523 gene encoding pentatricopeptide repeat-containing protein At5g46460, mitochondrial-like: VVSGRYKFRAFSISRFSISHVVHEKWYRSFSVAKEFQNREVSICNHLLNRRLDEAREIFNQVPSPHVSLYTKMITGYTRNNRLVDALNLFDEMPVRDVVSWNSMISGCVECGDMDTAVKLFDEMPERSVVSWTAMMNGCFRSGKIDQAERLFCQMPVKDTAAWNAMVHGYLLFGKVDDALKLFKQMPRRNVISWTTMISGLDQNERSGEALDLFKNMLRCCIKSTSRTFTCVITACANAPAFHMGIQVHGFIIKSGFLYEEYVSASLITFYANCKRTEDSRKVFDEKVHEQVAVWTALLSGYSLNKKHEDALSIFSGMLRNSILPNQSTFASGLNSCSALGTLDWGKEMHGVAVKLGLGTDAFVGNSLVMMYSDCGNVNDAVSVFIEIFKKSIVSWNSIIVGCAQHGRGKWAFVIFGQMIRLNKEPDEITFTGLLSACSHCGFLQKGRKLFDFMSSGLNHIDRKIQHYTCMVDILGRCGELKEAEELIESMVVKPNEMVWLALLSACRMHSDVDRGEKAAAAIFNLDSKSSAAYVLLSNIYASAGRWSNVSKLRVKMKQKGIMKKPGSSWVVLIGEKHDFFSGDRPHCMKIYEKLEFLKEKLKEFGYVPDYRSALHDVEDEQKEEMLWYHSERLAIAFGLINTVEGSTITVMKNLRVCEDCHSVIKLISRVVGREIVLRDSSRFHHFKDGTCSCGDYW, translated from the coding sequence GTTGTTTCTGGCCGTTACAAGTTTCGAGCTTTCTCCATTTCGagattctcaatttctcatgTTGTCCATGAGAAATGGTACAGGAGCTTCTCGGTTGCTAAGGAGTTTCAGAATCGTGAAGTTTCGATATGTAATCACTTGTTGAACCGAAGACTCGACGAGGCACGTGAGATTTTCAACCAGGTTCCATCTCCTCATGTGAGTCTTTACACCAAGATGATTACGGGATACACGAGGAACAATAGATTGGTTGATGCGTTGAacctgttcgacgaaatgcccgTGAGGGATGTTGTCTCGTGGAACTCGATGATCAGTGGTTGTGTCGAGTGTGGAGATATGGATACTGCAGTGAagctgttcgatgaaatgcctgagagaAGCGTTGTTTCGTGGACAGCGATGATGAATGGGTGTTTTAGGTCCGGTAAGATCGATCAAGCGGAGAGGTTGTTTTGTCAAATGCCTGTGAAAGATACTGCAGCCTGGAACGCGATGGTTCATGGGTATTTACTGTTTGGTAAAGTAGACGATGCCTTGAAGTTGTTTAAGCAAATGCCTCGGAGGAATGTGATTTCGTGGACGACAATGATCTCTGGGTTAGACCAGAATGAGAGGAGTGGAGAAGCTCTCGATTTGTTCAAGAACATGTTGCGTTGTTGCATAAAATCTACTTCAAGAACGTTCACTTGTGTAATCACCGCTTGTGCAAATGCTCCAGCGTTTCATATGGGTATACAAGTTCATGGCTTCATCATCAAGTCTGGGTTTTTATATGAAGAGTATGTATCTGCTTCGCTCATAACTTTTTATGCAAACTGCAAAAGAACAGAGGATTCTAGGAAGGTGTTCGACGAGAAGGTTCATGAACAAGTTGCTGTGTGGACTGCTCTATTGTCAGGTTATAGTCTGAACAAAAAGCACGAAGATGCATTAAGTATATTCTCAGGGATGTTAAGAAACAGTATCTTACCGAACCAATCAACATTTGCTAGCGGGTTAAACTCTTGTTCTGCTTTGGGAACATTGGATTGGGGCAAGGAGATGCATGGAGTAGCAGTGAAGCTTGGTTTAGGAACTGATGCCTTTGTGGGTAATTCTCTCGTTATGATGTACAGCGATTGTGGAAATGTGAACGATGCCGTTTCAGTGTTCATTGAAATCTTCAAGAAGAGCATTGTGTCATGGAATTCCATTATTGTTGGCTGCGCGCAGCATGGACGTGGAAAGTGGGCGTTTGTCATATTCGGTCAAATGATTCGCCTAAACAAAGAGCCAGATGAGATCACTTTCACTGGCTTGCTCTCTGCTTGTAGCCATTGTGGGTTCCTACAGAAAGGAAGAAAGCTGTTCGATTTCATGTCAAGCGGATTAAATCATATCGATAGAAAGATTCAACATTACACTTGTATGGTTGATATCTTGGGAAGATGCGGGGAGttgaaagaagcagaagaacTTATCGAGAGCATGGTTGTGAAACCTAATGAAATGGTTTGGTTGGCTTTGCTTAGTGCTTGTAGGATGCATTCTGATGTAGACAGAGGCGAGAAAGCTGCTGCTGCGATTTTTAATTTGGACTCAAAATCAAGCGCTGCGTATGTTTTGTTGTCAAATATATATGCTTCTGCTGGTAGATGGTCGAATGTATCGAAACTGAGAGTTAAGATGAAGCAGAAAGGGATAATGAAGAAACCTGGGAGCAGTTGGGTTGTGCTTATAGGGGAAAAGCATGATTTCTTTTCCGGTGATCGACCACATTGCATGAAAATATATGAGAAGTTGGAGTTTCTGAAAGAGAAGTTGAAGGAATTTGGCTATGTTCCTGACTATAGATCTGCTCTACATGATGTAGAAGATGAACAGAAAGAAGAGATGTTGTGGTATCACAGTGAAAGGCTTGCTATTGCGTTTGGGTTGATTAATACAGTTGAAGGAAGTACAATCACAGTGATGAAGAATCTACGTGTTTGTGAAGATTGCCACTCAGTGATTAAGTTGATCTCAAGAGTTGTGGGACGTGAAATTGTTTTAAGGGATTCAAGCCGGTTTCATCATTTTAAGGATGGAACGTGTTCTTGTGGGGATTATTGGTAG
- the LOC109127381 gene encoding disease resistance protein LAZ5-like: MEQIKELDEVVKFKSAELRIVGFVGMSGIGKTTLADAYFKKWTDNFVFNKYIFGIREKSKEHGSDWLKGILMNGEDNDNAEMFTKKILVVLDDVSHKDQSSIEELVDDTYVVSGLNDKEALQLFNHHAEGSFPELSKKCVEYAGGNPRALEELGKELCGKDEDQWEARLVTLPHCCNPKILTELRFSYDKLSDQQKDPYVPESGEAVRDLVEMLLICISAGRIEMHNLLCTLGKQLGSSNENKSGERMWNDDESIVTLWSEHGKKEKHKVRGIFLDTSKFEENKGKALDKKDFIRRFNPQTLRYLKIYDSLCPQQCEVDCKVNLPERLNFPFPEIRYFHWLKFPLDDLPSDFNPKNLIDLRLPYSKIKHVWKEAKHLTFASK, from the exons ATGGAACAAATTAAGGAATTGGACGAGGTAGTTAAGTTTAAAAGTGCTGAACTTAGAATTGTTGGATTTGTTGGGATGTCTGGTATTGGTAAAACCACTCTCGCAGATGCTTATTTCAAAAAATGGACAGATAACTTTGTCTTTAACAAGTATATCTTTGGGATCCGTGAGAAGTCAAAAGAACATGGGTCGGATTGGTTGAAGGGCATACTTATGAATGGGGAAGACAATGATAACGCTGAGATGTTCACTAAGAAAATTCTTGTTGTTTTGGATGATGTGAGCCACAAGGACCAA TCATCTATCGAAGAACTGGTAGACGATACTTACGTGGTCTCTGGTTTGAACGATAAAGAAGCTCTTCAACTCTTCAACCATCACGCAGAAGGGAGTTTCCCTGAGCTATCCAAAAAATGTGTGGAGTATGCTGGAGGCAATCCACGAGCCCTTGAGGAATTGGGAAAGGAGCTTTGTGGGAAAGACGAGGATCAGTGGGAAGCAAGACTAGTAACCCTGCCACATTGTTGCAATCCCAAGATCCTAACTGAACTGAGATTCAGTTATGACAAATTGAGTGATCAACAAAAGG ATCCGTACGTGCCTGAGTCTGGTGAAGCTGTTAGAGATCTTGTTGAAATGTTGTTGATATGCATCTCTGCTGGCCGAATCGAGATGCATAATCTACTGTGTACATTGGGCAAGCAACTTGGTTCATCCAATGAAAACAAGTCGGGGGAAAGAATGTGGAATGATGACGAAAGTATTGTGACTCTGTGGTCAGAACATGGAAAGAAG GAAAAGCACAAGGTGAGAGGTATTTTCCTAGAcacttccaaatttgaagaaaacaagGGAAAGGCCTTAGATAAGAAAGATTTTATCAGAAGGTTCAACCCGCAGACTCTGCGATACCTCAAAATCTATGATTCTCTTTGTCCTCAGCAATGTGAAGTTGACTGTAAAGTAAACTTGCCCGAGAGGCTTAACTTTCCATTTCCAGAGATTCGATATTTTCACTGGCTGAAATTCCCTCTGGATGATCTTCCATCAGACTTTAACCCAAAGAATCTTATTGACCTCAGGCTTCCTTACAGTAAGATTAAACATGTTTGGAAAGAGGCTAAG CATTTAACTTTTGCATCAAAATGA